GTTTATAGGAAATttacttttaaatattaaaaatatttttagaatatttgaTAACTAATTTTTCATAATTTAAGTGGTCCagttttgataaataaaaagtacttttattaaaaatactTATGttaaaaatacttttttatAAGCAATCGTAACACCAAATAGGGCCTAAATAATTACCCAAAAAGCTGTGCGCCAAGGGGAATTTAGGaatttaacaaaagaaaaagaagaggggAATTTGGAATATTTTATAAAGAAGCGAAAATGAAAGGATGGTAAAAAGAGCagggataatttttttttaaaaatacgaATAAGTAAACATTTGTTTGGGTATcctaattattccaaataatattttgcttgcatcatagatacattttccaacccacttttttatatttccaaccacctttttatctcacatacatcacatcacaaaaagtgctacagtaattattccaaataatatttcaaataatacactatccatTATAATTTGAGAGACTGAACCTTTCCGAAAGGATAAGGTTGACAGTAACGGCGTCAAATTTTGCCAGCCCACCGTTTTCTCGTTTTCGTACTAATGGCGGTTTACCGTTTTATTGGACGACGCCGCTGTGAGGTCCTGACGGGACGGCCACTGATGTTGACGGCAGGGTCATTGGTCAAATTGGTCTCCGTCATGTGGGGCAACTCTGACACGGCAAGTAAATATCACTACTaacttgaagaaaaatgaaaaacaatttACACTAGaaggaaaatatgaaaaataaatcTGCTcgaatataataaagaaaaaggtgaaaaaaaaaacagattttGGAACTAAGTGATTAGACATTTGGCAATGCAAATTTACCTTAATTCAAGAGTAAAGAATAAAAAAGccaaattttgataattaaacaaaattctGGGTTTTTTGGACacaaaattattttagataTTATTTTACTTGTaccataaacacatttttcaaatcattttttatactttcaactattttttcattttatatatatcacatcataaaaaaatattataataattattttaaataatatcctatcaaaattttaaaatgttcTTGATAGGTTATAATGCCACAATAAGCAAATTATGACATCACGAATACTTtactcaaaaagaaagaaaaggatgtaaaaaaagaaaagaaaagttgatTACTTGGTCATTTGATTTGTGCCCGTAACCATGAAAAATTATACTAACTAGTTCGATTAAGTAATCTTTGTTAGTTTGAGATGACCATAATTGAAATTATCCACAAAAAGTTTGTGAGTTTTACTTTTGTTTGTAAGCATAATttacataaaaattatttacttgCAACACAAATACATTTTTCGATTCcacatttttatttcacatacatcatattataaaaatactatagtaattattccaaataatattttaaataaactcttatccaaacattAGTTGTGTTCCTTCTTGTCATTGCTCGACTGATTTtctttcttaaattttttttttcgctcatctttttcttttgtttctttttctttttcctcttgacATATGATGCAAACAGTGAAAGTGGAAATGTCTACACAACTCTACATCACAATCTTCAGCTATAGATTCATCCCGGactttgaaaaatatatatcaatGTGCATCTTGAGGTTGAGCATACCTGAATCTCAATTAGTCAAACATTTAACTAATGTGTTGAATAATGATctcttccttcaaaaaaaagaaaaagaaaaagaatgaccTCTTGTTTTAGTTAATCATTTTCACTACAAAGATTGACCAATAATGATGAACATTTTAACACCATTTCGTTAAACTTAATCAACAAAATCAGAATATGACAACTCTTCAGGTCTCTTCCATTCACATTTGAGCAGACTTAAAGCTTCCATTTCCCTATTTGGACAGCCCTTTTTTACTGGAAAATTGTGTCGTTTTTCGTTATcacattttattattattatttttttcacatacatcaaatcgctacagtaatttttctataaaaaaatcatagaaaatgcaatccaaatacAGTCAAGTctcataattttttttcctcccaaCAGTCTCATAAGTTTCATATCGAAAAGGTGGCAAGACTCTTTCTCTAGCCCttaaatacatcaaaagttccAATCCCTCAAGAATATCTACTGTTCATTATCCAATATCCTGAATTGAGATTAGATAAATGCCTTaaggtttcatttttttttaatagtagTACTAGTTTACTTCGTAATTCACTAAGTAAACCTGGGGCTGGTAGATGTTAATCCGTACATGGAAATTATCACTTCTGGAAAAGAATCTTCctgttattttattttgcacacgttccaaaaaaaaattaagaactaGAGTACGTAGATTTTGCCATTGGAAATTCAGACAGAACATTGACAATTGGTGGGATAAGAGACAAGAGCGATGCTACCCAAAACTCATCACCGACTAGATCCAATTTAATTAATCCAGATTTTTAAAGATGTAATGATTCAGATTGAACTAAATTATTTCGTCAAGTGTTGCGGTACAATTTGGATCATAAGTTATTGAAAACCAAATTGACTCAAGTTTTGGCCACTCGTTAATCAGGTCTTTCGACCCTTCTAATTACATTGGACCAAAATTACCACTATGAATTTTGTTAGGAGGATTGGATCGGatggtaaaataaaataattgtaagTAAGAAAtcttaaattcaaatttttacacttttaaaaagaaaaacctGGATGTTGCATAGTGTAAAAGTGTTCTCTTTCAAATCAAAAGCCCGATCGAGTAAAATTTCACACACTTATGTTTTTTACTATACATTGATGTGAAAATAAAGAAGCACGATCGACTTGTATTACTATTGCAACTGTTTTCTAAGTTTACAGATACAGCGTTTAATTTGTTTCTAATGATTTTTTCAGCATAATGTTTGATATGAATCTTCTAGAAATTGGCCAATATCATCAATGGCAATGATGAGCCTTTTGAAGTTGATTTAGTTGGATAAGTTTGGTTGTTCTGATGCTTATTATAATTTGATCAATCTTCATTACAAAATTCTGATATTAATTTATGAATTAATACTCACTAAATTAGGGTCACAAACATTTATGGTGGAATCTATTTAATTTTTATCTGTCCATACAGATAAAACCCCTCTATGAGCAGAAAGCATCAAATTGTAGAGTTTATGTAAAGGTAATTATCAATGGTAcctaaaagcaattaaatagTCAGGTAAAACATACCTACTTCTAAAAAACTCTTACAAGGCGAAATTTGAGGTACAAAACTAACTTCATTTAAGTCACAGATTGAGCGCAATTAATCTCAACTAATTCCGGTACACAAATTTAAGTAGGCAATCTTGTGTTTTATACCATCCCTGCTTATATTCCCATGCAGCAATTAATTCTTGCAATTCATAACACGTTACCATATTTGTCTTACCTAAAAGAAAAGGTAACAGCTGTGGTAATTATCCAAATCCCATTAATAGAACTCCCAAAATAGCCCGCTTTTTTAAGAGTAGAAACTAAAACTATGAAAATTTACCATTCCAAGTAGGCATATTCTCTTATTCTTTCTAgtcaaataagaaaaaataaatagataagcAAAACTTATATTAGTAGGCACAGATCAATATGAATATAAATAATTTACTacctgtttggattgctatttttaggaatttttattaaaaaaaatgcactgtaataatttgatatatgtgaagtgaaaaggtgattggaaaatgagtttgtgaaaagataaaatttttcTGCGAAAATTCACAATCCAAGACTTAcctcaatttgaagaaatttccCCCTGAATGCATTTAAAGACGCTGAACTCGGCTCTAAACATGCTAAGTTTGATCCTAAACTAATACTAATAATTCGCTAATATAACAAAAAAAGGGAATCGAATCCAATTCAGTACTACTCCGTCTgtttgaaaattatttgaattttttcctATATTTATTATAGCATTTTTATGATGCAAGGTGTGTCGAtgaaaaaatagtttaaaatatTGTTAAAAGAAGCAGTGAGAAGATAGAATTtcttaaaaatatataaaagatggcctagaatttatttatccaaaaaaaagaaaaggaaaaaaaaaactggccTAAATGGCTAAATTGCCAAGTCTATCTAAATACTAGCTAGTAAATATGGCTGTAAAAAAGTGAACCAATCCAGTGTAAGGATAAAATATATGTTTTGCAGGGCCTGTAAGTAAAAATCTTATCTGGTTTAGCCTGTTCCACTGTTGCGCTGGCTTCTTTGGTCCTTGCGCCCTTCTTCACGAGACGAGACCCCTCCCctgtctttctttctctctcacaCACTCACACACTCATTTTTCATCTCTCCTCTATTCTTATTCGTAGTTCGTACCACTATTATTGTTAAGCCCCCAATCCCCTTCCAAtatttttcctccttttctcgTCCCATCTTCTCATGCTCAACTCAAACCCCAACTAAGAAATTCTGAAAATCCAAGCACTTCTCCCCCAATCCCCAATGCTCAGACCCTTCTTCTTTCCTCATACTCCTCACCCCCACAAATCTTGATACATACCAGAAAGAAACTTCTTCCGAACCcttctcatttttcatttttttttgtagaaacaaaaaaaaaagaaaagaagggaagatGAAAAGAAACCATCCAAAACTGCAGCAGtcaacagcagcagcagcacgAGTGCAAGTCCAGGAAAGCAGCTATTCAGGTGGGGGTGGAAGTTCAACGGGAAGTGGCAGCTGTTACAGTACCATGGCGAGTTGCGGCTCTGCAGGAGGAGGAAGCCAGAGCAAAGGGAAGATGTGGGTTGATGAGTCTGACCAGCAAGATGATGAGCTTTTGGCTGTTTTGGGCTATAAAGTCAAGGCATCAGATATGGCTGAAGTTGCACAAAAGATTGAGCAGcttgaagaggtttttggtaatgCCGAAAATGATAGTTTATCCCATCTGGTTTCCGAGACTGTTCATTATAATCCCTCAGATCTTTCGTCCTGGCTTGGATCTATGATTTCTGAACTCTACCCGGATATGTCTTCCATCCCTGATTCGTCTGCAATTTCCTCGTTGGATAATTGTAGCTCGAATAACACTACTAGCAATAGTGCACGTACCTTGCACAATTATCCCAATTCCAATCGGGTGATTTTTGACGACTCATCTTTCGATTCTGATCTCACCGCCATCCCTGGAAAGGCGGCGGTTTACCCACAAATCCAGCAATTGCCGTCCCCTGTTTCCGTTTCTCCTGGTTCTGTTCAGCCGCCGAGTAAGAGAATGAAGCCAAGTTCCCAAATGGGCGGTTGGGGGACTCCAAGCGAGTCCATCATCACGAATTCGAGAGCTGTTGCGTCAACAAGGCCAGTTGTTCTTGTTGATTCCCAAGAAAATGGGATTAGGCTTGTTCATGCTTTGATGGCCTGCGCTGAGGCTATTCAGCAAGAGAACATGAAATTAGCTGAAGCTTTGGTGAAACATATTGGATTCTTGGCAGTTTCTCAAGCAGGGGCAATGAGAAAAGTGGCAACTTATTTTGCTGAAGCATTGGCAAGGAGGATTTATAGATTGTATCCAACCAGCCCTCATGATTCTGCCTTTACTGATTTGCTGCAAATGCATTTTTATGAGACTTGTCCTTACATAAAATTTGCCCATTTCACAGCAAATCAGGCGATCTTGGAGGCTTTTGCTAACAAAAATCGGGTACATGTGATCGATTTTAGTATGAAACAAGGTATGCAATGGCCTGCGTTGTTACAGGCTTTGGCCTTGAGGCCAGGTGGTCCTCCTAGTTTTAGGCTAACTGGGATTGGACCGCCTTCACATGATAATACTGATCATTTGCAAGAAGTCGGGTGGAAATTAGCCCAATTAGCTGATTGCATTAAAGTTGAATTTGAGTTCAGAGGCTTCGTTGCTAACTCCCTTGCTGATCTTGACGCATCCATGTTTGATATTCGCGAAGGAGAAACAGTTGCAGTGAATTCCATCTTTGAATTGCATCAGCTTTTATCTAGGCCAGGGGCTATTGAAAAAGTCTTGTCAGCTGTGAAAGAATTGAAGCCTGAAATCTTAACCGTGGTCGAGCAAGAAGCTAATCATAATGGACCGGTTTTCTTGGACCGGTTCACCGAGTCATTGCATTATTACTCGACCCTTTTCGACTCGTTGGAGGGTTGCGGCAGTGGCGGCGGCGGCCGCAGCGGCGGTAACGGAGGTGTTGATGGTGGTTCTAGTAGTGGCGGCGGTGTGGCTGTGAGTGATCAAGATAAGGTGATGTCTGAGGTGTATTTAGGGAGGCAGATCTGTAATGTGGTGGCTTGTGAGGGGGTGGACCGGGTTGAGAGGCATGAGACATTGGCTCAATGGCGAACCAGGTTCGGTTCGGCCGGTTTCGAGGCGGTTCATTTGGGTTCCAATGCCTTTAAGCAAGCTAGTATGTTATTGGCTTTGTTTGCTGGTGGGAATGGGTATAGAGTGGAGGAAAACAATGGGTGTTTGATGTTGGGATGGCATACAAGGCCTCTAATTGCAACCTCGGCTTGGAAACTCAGTTAACCGACCGAGTTAAACTTGACTCGGTCAGTGAGTTATGGGTTTGCAGGGGGGGACTAGCTCAGTTTTGGGCCTTTTGGT
This portion of the Coffea eugenioides isolate CCC68of chromosome 11, Ceug_1.0, whole genome shotgun sequence genome encodes:
- the LOC113752886 gene encoding DELLA protein GAI1-like — encoded protein: MKRNHPKLQQSTAAAARVQVQESSYSGGGGSSTGSGSCYSTMASCGSAGGGSQSKGKMWVDESDQQDDELLAVLGYKVKASDMAEVAQKIEQLEEVFGNAENDSLSHLVSETVHYNPSDLSSWLGSMISELYPDMSSIPDSSAISSLDNCSSNNTTSNSARTLHNYPNSNRVIFDDSSFDSDLTAIPGKAAVYPQIQQLPSPVSVSPGSVQPPSKRMKPSSQMGGWGTPSESIITNSRAVASTRPVVLVDSQENGIRLVHALMACAEAIQQENMKLAEALVKHIGFLAVSQAGAMRKVATYFAEALARRIYRLYPTSPHDSAFTDLLQMHFYETCPYIKFAHFTANQAILEAFANKNRVHVIDFSMKQGMQWPALLQALALRPGGPPSFRLTGIGPPSHDNTDHLQEVGWKLAQLADCIKVEFEFRGFVANSLADLDASMFDIREGETVAVNSIFELHQLLSRPGAIEKVLSAVKELKPEILTVVEQEANHNGPVFLDRFTESLHYYSTLFDSLEGCGSGGGGRSGGNGGVDGGSSSGGGVAVSDQDKVMSEVYLGRQICNVVACEGVDRVERHETLAQWRTRFGSAGFEAVHLGSNAFKQASMLLALFAGGNGYRVEENNGCLMLGWHTRPLIATSAWKLS